The following are from one region of the Methanoculleus caldifontis genome:
- a CDS encoding YbhB/YbcL family Raf kinase inhibitor-like protein, with protein MKPKLVVKLDFEEFPAEYTCGGTNRSPPIRIEGILPNIKSLAVLATASPEDGPSRVAWVIWNLPAVEEIPAGIPAEETIESPLHAIQGRNDFGALGYRAPCPEAGTGEAYLFRVYALDLDLSLEPGATWEEMVRAMEGSINQTGEVIAFATG; from the coding sequence ATGAAGCCGAAACTGGTAGTGAAACTGGATTTTGAAGAGTTCCCGGCCGAATACACCTGCGGGGGGACGAATCGCTCGCCCCCGATCCGGATCGAAGGGATCCTCCCGAACATCAAGTCGCTCGCGGTCCTCGCGACGGCGAGCCCCGAGGACGGGCCGTCGCGGGTGGCATGGGTGATCTGGAACCTCCCCGCCGTCGAAGAGATCCCGGCGGGGATCCCTGCGGAAGAGACGATAGAATCGCCTCTCCATGCCATACAGGGCAGGAACGACTTCGGTGCCCTCGGCTACCGGGCTCCCTGCCCGGAGGCCGGGACGGGCGAGGCGTACCTCTTCCGGGTCTACGCGCTCGATCTCGATCTCTCCCTCGAGCCCGGCGCCACCTGGGAGGAGATGGTCCGGGCGATGGAAGGGTCGATAAACCAGACCGGGGAGGTCATAGCCTTCGCCACCGGGTAG